A window of Sphaeramia orbicularis chromosome 8, fSphaOr1.1, whole genome shotgun sequence genomic DNA:
ggACAAAGCTGGATATCTACAGTCTGTGAGGGGTTTTGAGCCTTTTCAGTCTCATAATAATGAGAAGAATAAAGATCAGCATATTAGAGTTCTGCTTTATGGACCAACTGGTCATGGCAAGTCCAGTTTTATCAACACTATGGACACCATCTTACGAGGCAGAATGACTGGACGAGCTTTGGCAGGTACAATTGGAGGAACGTCCTTCACCCAACAGGTGTGAATTAAAACTGAGGAAGAAATGACCAAGTTCATGTATTGTATTTCATGCATAATGAAAGAtaatattcttttatttagtGCATTTCATCTGCAGTGATAATTACAGCACAGATAATTTACTATCAGCTGTGTTTGTTTATAATCCAGTTAATAATAAAGGACATTGGTGTGATCATGGTGGCACCTCTGTTATTATAAGTTAAATCTTCTGTTTTACAGTACACAACATACAAAATTACAAAAGGAGAACATGGGACCTTTTACCCATTTGTCTTCAATGACATTATGGGTTTTGAGAAGGACAAAGGAGTTTGTGAGGAGGACATCAAACGAGCCATGATGGGACATGTCAAAGATGGTTACATGGTAAAGTAACTGAATTAAACTGTTAAGCAACTAACTGTGATGTGCAGAAATATGGTACATTTGATCTAAACTATGTACATGTATTGTAGTTACATGTAGGGTATGGAGAAGAAAGCAAATGAattgtgtttttcattgttttacagTTCAATCCACTCTCCACATTATCCACAGATGATCCATACTACAACACAAACCCCAGTCTGAGTGACAAAGCACATGTTCTGGTTTGTGTCGTCTCTGCCTCTAAAGTACGTTTACTGTCTAGATTAATGACGAACATGAGGAAAGTGAGGCGAGAAGCTAGTGATTTGGGTGAGTATAAAAATGAATTTGGGGGTTGGTTCATAAGTAAAGTTAAAATAATG
This region includes:
- the LOC115423649 gene encoding interferon-induced protein 44-like; protein product: MGGYWSSPLLDKEWRDVPWKDKAGYLQSVRGFEPFQSHNNEKNKDQHIRVLLYGPTGHGKSSFINTMDTILRGRMTGRALAGTIGGTSFTQQYTTYKITKGEHGTFYPFVFNDIMGFEKDKGVCEEDIKRAMMGHVKDGYMFNPLSTLSTDDPYYNTNPSLSDKAHVLVCVVSASKVRLLSRLMTNMRKVRREASDLGIPQMAILTKIDEACPKVNADLRNVYKSKFVKKQMELLSESLGIPLNCIFPVKNYHSEITPNDDLEMLILMALRQMINFGEDFVNDCKCT